The Mustela erminea isolate mMusErm1 chromosome 18, mMusErm1.Pri, whole genome shotgun sequence genome has a window encoding:
- the GID4 gene encoding glucose-induced degradation protein 4 homolog codes for MPVRTECPPPAGASAASAASLIPPPPINTQQPGVATSLLYSGSKFRGHQKSKGNSYDVEVVLQHVDTGNSYLCGYLKIKGLTEEYPTLTTFFEGEIISKKHPFLTRKWDADEDVDRKHWGKFLAFYQYAKSFNSDDFDYEELKNGDYVFMRWKEQFLVPDHTIKDISGASFAGFYYICFQKSAASIEGYYYHRSSEWYQSLNLTHVPEHSAPIYEFR; via the exons ATGCCGGTCCGCACCGAGTGTCCCCCGCCGGCCGGTGCCTCGGCCGCTTCCGCGGCCTCGCTCATCCCGCCGCCGCCCATCAACACCCAGCAGCCCGGCGTGGCCACCAGCCTGCTCTACAGCGGCTCCAAGTTCCGCGGCCACCAGAAGAGCAAGGGGAACTCGTACGACGTAGAGGTGGTGCTGCAG CATGTGGACACGGGGAACTCGTACCTTTGTGGATACCTGAAGATAAAAGGCCTTACTGAG GAGTATCCAACCCTTACGACCTTCTTTGAAGGAGAAATAATCAGCAAAAAACACCCTTTCTTAACGCGGAAGTGGGATGCAGACGAGGATGTGGATCGGAAACACTGG gGCAAGTTTCTGGCTTTTTATCAGTATGCAAAATCATTTAATTCCGATGACTTTGATTATGAAGAGCTGAAGAATGGGGATTATGTCTTCATGAGGTGGAAG GAGCAGTTCCTGGTCCCAGACCACACGATCAAAGACATCAGCGGTGCTTCCTTTGCCGGGTTCTATTACATCTGCTTCCAGAAGTCGGCAGCCTCCATAGAGGGTTACTATTACCATAGGAGTTCAGAATG GTATCAGTCTCTCAATCTAACTCACGTTCCTGAACACAGCGCGCCCATCTACGAGTTCCGGTGA